From Fusarium fujikuroi IMI 58289 draft genome, chromosome FFUJ_chr07, a single genomic window includes:
- a CDS encoding toxD-like protein: MSTMKALVSNRSIVTRLVNATRSKAIGGQGGRVQDDVPIPSISSNEILVKVKAVALNPTDFKHLDIISPPNSIIGCDYAGVVHQVGDAAKDKWKIGDRVAGAATTYGVSAVTAMLVLNVHYGLPFLDTKPMSPKDEAIFIYAGSTSAGLYHIQLAKAAGYTVVTTASPRSTQLVKQYGADAVFDYNSPSVAEDIIKDYPKITKAVDCFSEGKSTPICAAVLNPSGGKVVTLLPNGKSSTPGVTYDLVMSYTAMGHAFQWLPPIGPKFEARPQDRAALVRFYETLPRVTHILKPIPTIELKDGFDGILEGLDKLRAGQVAGGKQVVRFNA; encoded by the exons atgagtaCCATGAAAGCGCTCGTCTCCAACCGCAGCATCGTCACACGACTCGTCAACGCCACCCGCAGCAAAGCCATCGGTGGCCAGGGCGGTCGTGTCCAAGACGATGTACCCAttccctccatctcctccaacgAAATcctcgtcaaagtcaaagctgTAGCCCTCAACCCTACAGACTTCAAGCATCTCGACATTATCTCTCCACCCAACTCTATCATCGGATGCGATTACGCAGGTGTCGTCCACCAAGTGGGTGATGCAGCCAAAGACAAATGGAAAATCGGCGATCGTGTTGCTGGCGCT GCAACTACATATGGTGTCTCTGCTGTGACAGCCATGCTGGTCCTCAATGTCCATTACGGGCTTCCCTTCCTCGACACGAAGCCTATGTCTCCCAAGGATGAAGCCATCTTCATTTACGCTGGATCAACCAGTGCAGGCCTATACCATATCCAACTCGCAAAAGCAGCTGGATACACGGTCGTCACAACTGCCTCACCCCGCTCAACCCAGCTAGTGAAGCAATATGGTGCCGATGCAGTCTTTGACTACAACTCGCCCTCCGTCGCTGaagacatcatcaaggatTATCCCAAGATCACAAAAGCGGTGGATTGTTTCTCTGAGGGCAAGTCAACACCCATCTGCGCTGCGGTGCTTAATCCTAGCGGCGGTAAGGTGGTTACGCTATTACCCAACGGCAAATCTAGCACTCCTGGAGTGACTTACGACCTTGTCATGTCGTATACAGCTATGGGGCATGCTTTCCAGTGGCTACCACCAATTGGACCCAAGTTTGAAGCCAGGCCACAGGATCGAGCGGCCCTTGTTCGCTTTTATGAAACTCTACCACGAGTTACACATATCTTGAAACCGATCCCGACTATTGAGCTGAAGGACGGCTTTGATGGTATACTTGAGGGGTTGGATAAATTGCGGGCGGGTCAGGTAGCGGGGGGCAAGCAGGTTGTCCGATTCAATGCATGA